From one Sorangium aterium genomic stretch:
- a CDS encoding methyl-accepting chemotaxis protein, giving the protein MAADAIADIDGALARAEQTERALRQAVATVAGVEQAAARLAALGAEQATAGREQGAMAGALAGELEEIGAAAQALARTGQRVGDAVVEVVRGTEGMAGGIGALAPALTSVKGDADALAASSDTTAVALEEIARSVKAVSASAEELASSSEELLGAVSVTSGSADEAAARGESNAAAIEEIGATIEEMSKGVARLSADAKGVGAQISSMAAAVVGVSGSLDRVAKDATEMASAVEETAATAEQMARSIRGVAESAKALDGSASTTASTITEIASSVEEVAVTAEKNAATIEANAVATEQLARTAQQVAQSAEQISGLAAGNAATSSQVEASTRRIVAIVETARATAEQGVATARQGAATVGRSIAGLGSIRQAMADSASVMKEMGKRAEEIGDIVQTINLIADRTNLLSLNASIEAARAGEHGRGFAVVAEEIRNLADRAAVSSAEIAKIVRALQASAREAVAASSEGVKVADEGTRLASDADRALTSILQGVEELGRSIRDIDRANAEQVQAVASLTQTASRMSDEGKAVARSAAEQTRAIQALAQGSAEMRRMARQTKDATAEQARALRDAVKANAQLTSTAERVSRAMDEQATGASQLAKVAAQMRALTQQTNAAMIEQTRTLAGITALTQDVTGASQRMVAGLAEQAGGATEIARAMDDIRRLSAQSARGIGDQARAAKQLEASARQVARLAAAVTAATADQGKATAALAKEGESVRRIARQTARAVADQAETILALASGANRHTASLQAAEKGVGELSTRSEEHAASLSRLRDPVRELLASTARHARDTGAIASDAGQVVEQLGRIRQASAEHADAVAGIVATVAHAVAHIKANGTQHPAPPETA; this is encoded by the coding sequence ATGGCAGCTGATGCAATCGCGGACATCGATGGCGCGCTCGCTCGGGCGGAGCAGACCGAGCGCGCGCTCCGTCAAGCGGTCGCGACCGTCGCCGGCGTCGAGCAGGCAGCCGCCCGGCTCGCCGCCCTCGGCGCCGAGCAGGCCACCGCCGGCAGGGAGCAGGGGGCCATGGCGGGGGCGCTCGCGGGCGAGCTCGAGGAGATCGGTGCGGCCGCGCAGGCGCTCGCCCGCACGGGGCAGCGGGTGGGCGACGCCGTCGTCGAGGTCGTGAGGGGGACCGAGGGCATGGCGGGAGGCATCGGCGCGCTCGCCCCCGCGCTCACCAGCGTGAAGGGCGACGCCGACGCGCTCGCCGCCTCGTCGGATACGACCGCGGTCGCGCTCGAGGAGATCGCCCGCTCGGTGAAGGCGGTGAGCGCCAGCGCCGAGGAGCTCGCGTCCTCCAGCGAGGAGCTCCTCGGCGCGGTCTCCGTGACGAGCGGATCGGCCGACGAGGCGGCGGCCCGCGGGGAGAGCAACGCCGCGGCGATCGAGGAGATCGGGGCCACCATCGAGGAGATGTCGAAGGGCGTCGCGCGCCTCTCGGCCGACGCCAAGGGGGTCGGGGCGCAGATCTCGAGCATGGCCGCGGCTGTCGTGGGCGTGAGCGGCTCCCTCGATCGCGTCGCGAAGGACGCGACCGAGATGGCGAGCGCGGTCGAGGAGACCGCGGCGACCGCCGAACAGATGGCGCGGTCGATCCGCGGGGTGGCCGAGAGCGCGAAGGCGCTCGACGGGAGCGCGTCGACGACCGCGAGCACGATCACGGAGATCGCGAGCTCGGTCGAGGAGGTCGCGGTCACCGCCGAGAAGAACGCGGCGACCATCGAGGCGAACGCGGTCGCCACCGAGCAGCTCGCGCGGACCGCGCAGCAGGTCGCGCAGAGCGCCGAGCAGATCAGCGGGCTCGCGGCCGGCAACGCCGCCACGTCGTCGCAGGTCGAGGCCTCGACGCGGCGGATCGTCGCCATCGTCGAGACCGCGCGCGCGACCGCCGAGCAGGGGGTCGCGACCGCGCGCCAGGGCGCCGCGACGGTCGGCCGGTCCATCGCCGGGCTCGGGAGCATCCGGCAGGCGATGGCCGACTCCGCTTCGGTCATGAAGGAGATGGGCAAGCGGGCGGAGGAGATCGGCGACATCGTCCAGACGATCAACCTGATCGCCGATCGCACGAACCTCCTCTCGCTCAACGCCAGCATCGAGGCCGCGCGCGCGGGGGAGCACGGCCGCGGCTTCGCCGTCGTCGCCGAGGAGATCCGCAACCTCGCCGATCGGGCCGCCGTCTCGAGCGCCGAGATCGCCAAGATCGTCCGCGCGCTCCAGGCGAGCGCCCGGGAGGCGGTGGCCGCCTCGAGCGAGGGCGTCAAGGTCGCGGACGAGGGGACCCGGCTCGCGAGCGACGCCGATCGGGCGCTCACGTCCATCCTGCAGGGGGTCGAGGAGCTCGGCCGCTCGATCCGCGACATCGACCGGGCGAACGCGGAGCAGGTGCAGGCGGTGGCCTCTTTGACCCAGACCGCGTCGCGCATGAGCGACGAGGGCAAGGCGGTCGCGCGCTCCGCGGCCGAGCAGACCAGGGCGATCCAGGCGCTCGCGCAGGGCAGCGCCGAGATGCGGCGCATGGCCCGGCAGACGAAGGACGCGACCGCCGAGCAGGCGCGCGCGCTGCGGGACGCCGTGAAGGCCAACGCGCAGCTCACGTCCACCGCCGAGCGGGTGTCGCGGGCGATGGACGAGCAGGCGACAGGGGCGTCGCAGCTCGCCAAGGTCGCCGCGCAGATGCGCGCGCTGACCCAGCAGACCAACGCCGCCATGATCGAGCAGACCCGCACCCTGGCCGGGATCACGGCGCTCACGCAGGACGTCACGGGCGCGTCGCAGCGCATGGTCGCCGGCCTCGCGGAGCAGGCGGGCGGCGCGACCGAGATCGCGCGCGCGATGGACGACATCCGCCGGCTGTCGGCCCAGTCGGCGCGGGGCATCGGCGACCAGGCGCGGGCCGCGAAGCAGCTGGAGGCGTCCGCCCGCCAGGTCGCGCGGCTCGCGGCGGCGGTGACCGCCGCGACGGCGGACCAGGGCAAGGCGACGGCGGCCCTGGCGAAGGAGGGGGAGTCCGTGCGCCGGATCGCCAGGCAGACGGCGCGGGCCGTGGCCGATCAGGCGGAGACGATCCTCGCCCTCGCGTCGGGCGCGAACCGGCACACGGCGTCGCTCCAGGCCGCCGAGAAGGGGGTAGGCGAGCTCTCGACCCGGAGCGAGGAGCACGCCGCCTCGCTCTCGCGGCTGCGCGATCCGGTCCGGGAGCTGCTCGCCTCCACGGCCAGGCACGCGAGGGACACCGGCGCGATCGCGAGCGACGCTGGCCAGGTGGTCGAGCAGCTCGGCAGGATCCGGCAGGCGAGCGCGGAGCACGCGGACGCCGTCGCGGGCATCGTCGCCACGGTCGCCCACGCCGTCGCCCACATCAAGGCGAACGGGACGCAGCACCCCGCGCCGCCGGAGACAGCGTGA
- a CDS encoding HEAT repeat domain-containing protein, which produces MIARRPALAISDAERQRVEQVERLAASGPPGAPALVEMLADPSWTVRRAVVASLAALGDAAVHPLCACLSTRRDSEARIAATVDALVASLGDVDAAVLALSLDPRPALVADAAQILGRRGSAKAVSRLAELTSHPDDNVAVAAIEALGRVGGRSAVDSLVEAVSSGNFFRVFPAIDVLGRSGDPRATGPLAVLLDDPRYVLEAARALGRTGSRGAVAPLVRLLGRPSDGVVRVAAAALAELRERYRERYGTAAPIDEALRSEAPAPGVARRLSQSLTGADPAEQAALCSVLGAIGGDDALLELTRLLDAGPPVAGAAAEALGQLSRSADPRVLAALRDGDSPRRLLLLPLVRGVAAAGEAERCLADPDAEVRAAACDALARIAEPSSARALFQVLDDPSPRVVHAATTAIQCLGGPDVEGLALAAAHEGTPAARRTALRILGHLAPASALPVFLDGLCDPDVRAREQAIHGLASLAAPAALDALVAVAADPTARIRAVAMRALGQSRRDPRVIGALLAGLRDGDAWVRYYACQSLGKLGWEAAAGVIAERLRDESGQVRVAAIEALSGIKGDLALEALEQAARDGDTDMRRSALIGLGIAGREASLPTLLDALSSPDVATRLVAVSAISGFSSPEVLPALVRAASDPDESVRAAATSFIAGRPGAEATRTLVALLVTSRAQGPLLAALSTPVPGRIEGILDALGTADDELSPLLTAALARMRLPGAHAALLEALRLPRAPARKAAATTLAAVATREGFAAVERAARTDPDPEVRRVSASVLAQWA; this is translated from the coding sequence GTGATCGCCCGGCGCCCCGCGCTCGCCATCTCGGACGCGGAGCGGCAGCGCGTCGAGCAGGTGGAGCGGCTCGCCGCCTCGGGGCCTCCGGGGGCGCCTGCGCTCGTCGAGATGCTCGCGGATCCGAGCTGGACCGTGCGGCGGGCCGTGGTCGCGTCGCTCGCCGCGCTCGGCGATGCGGCGGTCCACCCCCTGTGCGCGTGCCTCTCCACCCGGCGCGACAGCGAGGCGCGCATCGCCGCCACGGTCGACGCGCTCGTCGCGTCGCTGGGCGACGTCGACGCCGCCGTGCTCGCCCTGAGCCTGGATCCTCGCCCCGCGCTCGTCGCCGACGCGGCGCAGATCCTCGGCCGCCGCGGCAGCGCGAAGGCCGTCTCCCGGCTCGCGGAGCTCACGTCGCACCCCGACGACAACGTCGCGGTCGCCGCGATCGAGGCGCTCGGCCGGGTCGGCGGCAGGTCCGCGGTCGACTCGCTCGTGGAGGCTGTTTCCAGCGGGAATTTCTTCCGTGTCTTCCCGGCGATCGACGTGCTGGGCCGGAGCGGCGACCCGCGCGCGACCGGGCCGCTGGCGGTCCTCCTCGATGATCCTCGCTACGTGCTCGAGGCGGCGCGGGCGCTCGGCCGCACCGGCAGCCGCGGCGCCGTGGCGCCGCTGGTGCGCCTCCTCGGGCGGCCGAGCGACGGCGTCGTGCGCGTCGCCGCGGCGGCGCTCGCCGAACTGCGCGAGCGGTACCGCGAGCGCTACGGGACGGCCGCGCCGATCGACGAGGCGCTCCGGAGCGAGGCGCCGGCGCCCGGCGTGGCGCGGCGGCTCTCCCAGAGCCTCACGGGCGCGGATCCGGCCGAGCAGGCCGCCCTCTGCAGCGTGCTCGGCGCGATCGGGGGCGACGACGCCCTGCTCGAGCTGACGCGCCTGCTCGACGCCGGTCCTCCCGTCGCGGGCGCCGCCGCGGAGGCGCTCGGCCAGCTCTCGCGGAGCGCGGATCCCCGGGTGCTCGCGGCGCTGCGCGACGGCGACAGCCCGCGCAGGCTCCTGCTCCTGCCGCTCGTCCGGGGCGTCGCGGCGGCGGGCGAGGCGGAGCGCTGCCTCGCCGATCCGGACGCGGAGGTCCGCGCGGCGGCGTGCGACGCGCTCGCGCGCATCGCGGAGCCCAGCTCGGCGCGCGCGCTGTTCCAGGTCCTCGACGACCCGAGCCCCCGCGTGGTCCACGCCGCGACGACCGCGATCCAGTGCCTCGGCGGCCCGGACGTCGAGGGGCTCGCGCTCGCCGCGGCCCACGAAGGGACCCCGGCCGCGCGGCGGACGGCCCTCCGGATCCTCGGGCACCTCGCGCCTGCGTCGGCGCTGCCGGTCTTCCTCGACGGCCTCTGCGACCCCGACGTGCGGGCGCGCGAGCAGGCGATCCATGGCCTCGCGTCCCTCGCGGCGCCGGCGGCGCTCGACGCGCTCGTCGCGGTCGCGGCCGATCCCACGGCGCGGATCCGGGCCGTCGCGATGCGGGCGCTCGGGCAGTCGCGCCGGGATCCTCGCGTGATCGGCGCGCTCCTCGCGGGGCTCCGCGACGGCGACGCATGGGTCCGGTACTACGCCTGCCAGTCGCTGGGGAAGCTCGGGTGGGAGGCGGCGGCAGGGGTCATCGCCGAGCGGCTCCGGGACGAGAGCGGCCAGGTGCGCGTGGCGGCGATCGAGGCGCTGTCGGGGATCAAGGGCGATCTCGCGCTCGAGGCGCTGGAGCAGGCGGCCCGGGACGGCGACACGGACATGCGGCGGTCGGCGCTGATCGGGCTCGGCATCGCCGGGCGGGAGGCGTCGCTGCCGACGTTGCTCGACGCGCTCTCGTCCCCGGACGTGGCGACCCGGCTGGTCGCGGTCTCGGCGATCTCCGGCTTCTCGTCGCCCGAGGTCCTGCCGGCGCTCGTGCGCGCGGCGAGCGACCCCGACGAGAGCGTGCGTGCGGCGGCGACCAGCTTCATCGCGGGGCGGCCAGGCGCCGAGGCGACGCGGACGCTCGTCGCGCTGCTCGTCACGTCGCGGGCGCAGGGCCCGCTCCTCGCCGCGCTGTCGACGCCCGTGCCGGGCCGCATCGAGGGCATCCTCGACGCGCTGGGCACGGCGGACGACGAGCTCTCGCCGCTCCTGACCGCGGCGCTCGCGCGGATGCGGCTCCCCGGGGCGCACGCCGCGCTCCTCGAGGCGCTCCGGCTGCCGCGCGCGCCGGCGCGGAAGGCGGCCGCCACGACGCTCGCCGCGGTGGCCACCCGCGAGGGCTTCGCGGCGGTCGAGCGCGCCGCGCGGACCGATCCAGATCCCGAGGTGCGGCGCGTGTCCGCGTCCGTCCTCGCACAGTGGGCCTGA
- a CDS encoding CheR family methyltransferase, translating to MTSRLPISPQVFAIFSALVAEKIGFHYDAADRELLGDKLSARAIDAGFDSLLDYYYFLRYDPAGAAEMDALIDGLVVGETYFFREFAQIELAVSEFIAPRVAAGGRPRIWSAACSSGEEPFTLAMLLAERGLLDKVDVIASDISARALSRAQAGVLGPRSLRSNAPPPPFAERWLQVTPDRVVVSAELRRAIDWRRINLLDASQVASLGQLDVVICRNVLIYFHDNTARWVVKNLAGALSAGGILLVGVSESLFRLGTALSCEERGGVFLYRNAER from the coding sequence ATGACGAGCCGCCTCCCCATCTCCCCGCAGGTCTTCGCGATCTTCAGCGCGCTCGTCGCCGAGAAGATCGGCTTCCACTACGACGCGGCCGATCGCGAGCTGCTCGGCGACAAGCTGTCGGCGCGCGCCATCGACGCGGGCTTCGACTCGCTGCTCGATTACTACTATTTCCTCCGCTACGACCCGGCGGGCGCCGCCGAGATGGACGCGCTGATCGACGGGCTGGTCGTGGGCGAGACGTACTTCTTCCGCGAGTTCGCGCAGATCGAGCTCGCGGTCTCGGAGTTCATCGCGCCGCGCGTTGCGGCGGGCGGCCGGCCGCGGATCTGGTCGGCGGCCTGCTCGAGCGGCGAGGAGCCGTTCACGCTCGCGATGCTCCTGGCCGAGCGGGGCCTGCTCGACAAGGTCGATGTCATCGCGAGCGACATCAGCGCGCGGGCGCTCTCGCGGGCCCAGGCCGGCGTGCTCGGGCCCCGCTCGCTCCGGAGCAACGCCCCGCCGCCTCCGTTCGCCGAGCGGTGGTTGCAGGTGACGCCCGATCGCGTCGTCGTGAGCGCCGAACTCAGGCGGGCGATCGACTGGCGGCGGATCAACCTGCTCGACGCGTCCCAGGTCGCGTCGCTCGGGCAGCTCGACGTCGTGATCTGCCGCAACGTGCTCATCTACTTCCACGACAACACGGCGCGGTGGGTGGTCAAGAACCTCGCGGGGGCGCTCTCCGCGGGCGGGATCCTCCTGGTCGGGGTCTCCGAGTCGCTCTTCAGGCTCGGCACCGCGCTCTCCTGCGAGGAGCGGGGCGGCGTGTTCCTCTACCGGAACGCGGAGCGATGA
- the cheB gene encoding chemotaxis-specific protein-glutamate methyltransferase CheB produces the protein MRRPAVRVLVVDDSAFVRKVLRQVLNASSAIEVVDTAMDGLDALEKIARYKPDVVTLDLVMPNLDGLGVLASLPREGAPRVIVVSSADADSDLGVRALQEGATDLVEKPTALATERLFGLADELVRKVLAAAEAKIHRAEPPPAPPPAPGAIPALSRTRVVVIGASTGGPLALTRLFAGMPAGFPAPIVVALHIPPGYTESLARRLDDASALSIVEASDDLPLRPGLVVLARGGTHIEVRRDLTRASVRFVATADSSLYCPSVDLLFASAAAEFGPGVLGVVLTGMGDDGLEGSRAIRAAGGRILAEAESSCVVYGMPRRVLEAGLAAAVAPIDQMPAAILRHL, from the coding sequence ATGAGGCGCCCTGCGGTCCGCGTGCTCGTGGTCGACGACTCGGCCTTCGTGCGCAAGGTGCTGCGGCAGGTCCTCAACGCGAGCTCCGCGATAGAGGTCGTCGACACGGCCATGGACGGCCTGGACGCGCTGGAGAAGATCGCGCGCTACAAGCCGGATGTCGTCACGCTGGATCTCGTGATGCCGAACCTCGACGGCCTCGGCGTGCTCGCGTCATTGCCGCGCGAGGGCGCGCCGCGGGTGATCGTCGTCAGCAGCGCCGACGCGGACAGCGATCTCGGCGTCAGGGCGCTCCAGGAAGGCGCGACCGATCTCGTGGAGAAGCCGACGGCGCTCGCGACCGAGCGCCTCTTCGGCCTCGCGGACGAGCTGGTCCGCAAGGTGCTCGCCGCCGCCGAGGCCAAGATCCACCGCGCAGAGCCGCCGCCCGCGCCGCCGCCCGCGCCTGGCGCGATCCCGGCGCTCTCGCGCACGCGGGTCGTCGTGATCGGCGCGTCGACCGGCGGCCCTCTGGCGCTGACGCGGCTCTTCGCAGGGATGCCCGCCGGGTTCCCGGCCCCGATCGTCGTCGCGCTGCACATCCCGCCTGGCTACACGGAATCGCTGGCGCGCCGCCTGGACGACGCGAGCGCGCTCTCGATCGTCGAGGCGTCGGACGATCTCCCGCTCCGGCCCGGGCTCGTGGTCCTCGCGCGCGGGGGGACGCACATCGAGGTCCGGCGCGACCTAACGCGCGCCAGCGTCCGCTTCGTGGCGACGGCCGACTCGTCCCTCTACTGCCCGTCGGTGGATCTGCTCTTCGCGAGCGCCGCGGCCGAGTTCGGGCCGGGCGTCCTCGGGGTCGTGCTGACGGGCATGGGGGACGACGGCCTGGAGGGCTCCCGGGCGATCCGCGCGGCGGGCGGGAGGATCCTCGCCGAGGCCGAGTCGTCCTGCGTCGTTTACGGCATGCCCCGCCGCGTGCTGGAGGCCGGGCTCGCCGCGGCCGTGGCGCCGATCGATCAGATGCCTGCGGCCATCCTGCGGCATCTTTGA
- a CDS encoding putative sensor domain DACNV-containing protein, with protein sequence MRPKYPADVTAAFLELQGQAPLAAQKLAPGARVAPDEAPPSFAAILTQLIETLFFASMATEEGRLNPIGVVFAERLAEFESGEPAWDLVRFGSPVAFDAEHLANLAPASAWPRSFLAVVPLEGSLAVAGIAVPHGRPSFALDQLVRVVAPKPGVVAVYRGEWEVVRYERGAVRTWMPKNLPLLDSIERTVARDQASALARNVRGYLLRIVEGMVELGRGGLLVVLGPGEGLPQLFGEEGNQLDTEVKRLTPALCLGSAILDLAGAHETHLPDGPCQPSGGRPAASESEHALQRSERVSRLLELIVRLTTVDGAVVMSHALDVLAFGAKLPPPRAIISEVFAATPDQRMDASLSLDARGTRHRAAAAFVAGYPERIAFIVSQDGNAATFQEIEGKVVYWPL encoded by the coding sequence ATGCGCCCCAAGTATCCGGCGGACGTCACGGCGGCTTTCCTCGAGCTGCAAGGGCAGGCCCCGCTCGCGGCGCAGAAGCTGGCTCCGGGCGCCCGCGTCGCCCCCGACGAGGCGCCGCCCTCCTTCGCCGCGATCCTGACGCAGCTGATCGAGACGCTGTTCTTCGCGTCCATGGCGACGGAGGAGGGGCGGCTCAACCCGATCGGCGTCGTGTTCGCCGAGCGCCTCGCCGAGTTCGAGTCCGGAGAGCCCGCGTGGGATCTCGTGCGGTTCGGGTCCCCGGTGGCGTTCGACGCGGAGCACCTGGCCAACCTGGCTCCGGCGAGCGCGTGGCCGCGCTCCTTCCTGGCCGTGGTGCCGCTCGAGGGGTCGCTCGCCGTCGCCGGCATCGCGGTGCCGCACGGCCGGCCGTCGTTCGCGCTCGATCAGCTCGTGCGCGTCGTCGCCCCGAAGCCCGGCGTCGTGGCCGTGTACCGCGGCGAATGGGAGGTCGTCCGATACGAGCGCGGCGCCGTGCGGACGTGGATGCCCAAGAACCTGCCGCTGCTCGACTCCATCGAGCGGACCGTCGCGCGGGACCAGGCGAGCGCGCTCGCCCGCAATGTGCGCGGCTATCTGCTGCGCATCGTCGAGGGGATGGTCGAGCTCGGCCGCGGCGGGCTCCTGGTCGTACTGGGACCGGGCGAGGGCCTGCCGCAGCTCTTCGGTGAAGAGGGCAATCAGCTCGACACCGAGGTCAAACGGCTGACCCCTGCCCTGTGCCTCGGCTCGGCCATCCTCGACCTCGCCGGCGCGCACGAGACCCACCTGCCGGACGGGCCATGCCAGCCGTCCGGGGGGAGGCCGGCGGCGAGCGAATCGGAGCACGCGCTCCAGCGGTCCGAGCGCGTCAGCCGGCTGCTCGAGCTCATCGTCCGGCTGACGACCGTCGACGGCGCGGTCGTGATGAGCCACGCCCTCGACGTGCTCGCGTTCGGCGCGAAGCTGCCGCCTCCGCGGGCGATCATCTCCGAGGTCTTCGCCGCCACGCCCGACCAGCGGATGGACGCGAGCTTGAGCCTCGACGCGCGAGGCACCCGCCACCGCGCGGCCGCGGCGTTCGTCGCGGGGTACCCGGAGCGGATCGCCTTCATTGTCTCCCAGGACGGCAACGCAGCGACGTTCCAGGAGATCGAGGGGAAGGTCGTCTACTGGCCGCTGTGA